A genomic segment from Candidatus Pacearchaeota archaeon encodes:
- a CDS encoding signal recognition particle receptor subunit alpha, translating into MLSGLSNTLRKIKDKIANAIFLDRKIIEEAAEELKYALIEADVDLDLVKEITNKIKEQAKEEKIKSIEKKDQLIKFIYDEIIKILGKEEYELKLEKGKSQKIMFIGLYGSGKTTVIAKLANYYSKRGFKVCVLGLDVHRPAAPEQLEQLSKKINVSCFIDKQEKNPLTIYEKYKNDIKKYDLCFIDTAGRHDLDSELIKEIKKLEKTIMPNYTLLVIPADIGQAAKKQVLEFKKSCTIHGIIVNRMDSSAKGGGALTASYLTNTRVYFIGTGEHIVDIEKFSPQSFVSRLLGMGDLKTLIEKIETATEKKEIKKEKFTLLDFYNQIESMQNLGPFSKLTEMIPGISALKEKLKSETIDEQQEKTKRWKYAIQSMTKAEIENPELLEKQPSRITRISKGSGVKTSEIKELLTQYKMIKGFAKTEKEIDIEKLQKGQIPSGISRKQLMKLAKKYRGKI; encoded by the coding sequence ATGTTAAGCGGATTATCAAACACATTGAGAAAAATAAAAGACAAGATAGCAAATGCCATATTTCTAGATAGAAAAATAATAGAAGAAGCGGCAGAAGAACTAAAATATGCTTTAATAGAAGCAGATGTTGATTTAGATTTGGTTAAAGAAATAACAAACAAAATAAAAGAACAAGCAAAAGAAGAAAAAATTAAAAGCATAGAAAAAAAAGACCAGCTAATAAAATTCATTTATGATGAAATAATAAAAATTTTAGGAAAAGAAGAATACGAATTAAAATTAGAAAAAGGAAAATCACAAAAAATAATGTTTATAGGTTTGTATGGAAGCGGTAAAACTACTGTAATTGCTAAACTTGCAAACTATTATTCAAAAAGAGGATTTAAAGTATGTGTGTTAGGATTAGATGTGCATAGACCAGCAGCTCCTGAACAGCTCGAACAACTTTCTAAAAAAATAAATGTTTCTTGCTTTATAGACAAACAAGAAAAAAATCCTCTAACAATATATGAGAAATACAAAAATGATATAAAAAAATATGATTTGTGTTTTATAGATACAGCTGGTCGACACGACTTAGATTCTGAACTTATAAAAGAAATAAAGAAACTAGAAAAAACAATAATGCCAAATTATACTTTATTAGTAATTCCTGCTGATATAGGCCAAGCAGCAAAAAAGCAAGTTTTAGAATTCAAAAAATCCTGTACTATTCATGGAATCATAGTTAATAGAATGGATTCTTCTGCTAAAGGAGGTGGTGCACTAACAGCATCTTACTTAACAAATACAAGAGTTTATTTTATTGGAACTGGCGAACATATAGTAGATATAGAAAAATTTTCTCCTCAAAGTTTTGTTTCTCGTTTATTAGGAATGGGCGACTTAAAAACATTAATAGAAAAAATAGAAACAGCAACAGAAAAAAAAGAAATAAAAAAAGAAAAATTTACTTTATTGGATTTCTATAATCAAATAGAGAGTATGCAAAATTTAGGCCCTTTTTCTAAATTAACAGAAATGATACCGGGAATTTCTGCATTAAAAGAAAAATTGAAATCAGAAACTATAGATGAACAACAAGAAAAAACAAAGAGATGGAAATATGCAATACAAAGCATGACAAAAGCAGAAATAGAAAACCCTGAACTATTAGAAAAACAACCTTCTAGAATAACAAGAATAAGCAAAGGCAGCGGAGTAAAAACTTCTGAAATAAAAGAATTATTAACTCAATACAAAATGATAAAAGGATTTGCAAAAACAGAAAAAGAAATTGATATAGAAAAATTGCAAAAAGGACAAATACCTAGCGGCATATCAAGAAAACAATTAATGAAACTTGCTAAAAAATACAGAGGAAAAATTTAA